GCCAGCTTGACGGCCGTGAGCGAGCCATCGCGCCCCAGGGCCTGGGCCACCACACGCAGGGGCTCGCGGAAGGCGAGGCGATCCGCGTCGAAGAGATCCTCACCCTGCTCAATGAAAGTGAGCCAGGCATCCAGGGTGGGAAAGCGCTCGGGCTTGCCCGAGGCGAGGATGGCCTCCAACACTTCGTTGGCCTGGCGCTGCTTGGCCAGGCGCTCGTGGTGGATCTGCTGGCCCACGCGGGAGGCCGCGGCTCGTTCTTCCGGCTTGAGCTTGGCTTCTTCGGCGAAGAGGACGATCAGCTTGCGGTAGCTGTCGAGATCCTCCTTCAGCGCCGCGATGAGGGGCTCGGGTTCGGGATGCTGGATCAGCGCCGCCAGGGCGTCTGCGGTGGGTGGTTTGGGCTTGGGACGGGTCAGGCGGTAGGCGCCCAAACCCAGGCCCCCGGCCACGGCCAACAGCAGGAGGAGCCGCGGCGTGCGTCCCATCAGCTGAGCAGGGCTTTGACTTGGGTGAGGCGCTGTTCCTTTTCTTCGGCCTGGATGCGCAGCTTGGCCACTGCCGCCTCCGGGGCCTTGGTGACGAAGCTCTCATCGGCCAGCCGCGCGCGCAGGGGTTCCAGTTCTTTTTCGAGCTTGGCCAGTTCCTTCTCCAGCTTGGCCTTCTCGGCGACGGGATCCTTGAGACCGACCAGCTCCAGAGCCACGGCGCCGCCCGCCACCACGGCCACGGTGCGCGTGGGTGAGGCGAGGTCGTCCTTGGTGAAGGTGACGGATTCCAGACGGGCGATGGATTTCAGCGCCTCGCTGAAGGGCTCCAGCTCCAGCAGCGAGCAGAAGGCCGGCACGCGCTTGGCGGGATCCACGCCCTGCTCGGCCTTGAGGCGCAGAAGGGCCGAAAGCACTTCCTGGAAGCGGGGGATGATGGTGCTGTCACCACCCTTCACCTGCAGGATGGAGTCGTCTGCGGGCCAAGCGCGCTGGGCCAGCAGGGCGGGCTCGTCGGCGGGCAGGCGGCCGTCCATCATCGCCTCGTGGATCTCCTCCGTGAGGAAGGGCACGAAGGGGTGCAGGGCCCGCAGGAGGATGTCGAGGAAGTGCAGGATGGCGGCCTTCTGGGCCTTCGTGCCGCTCTGCAGCTGCACCTTGGCCAGCTCGATGTAGGTGGCGCAGAAGTCATCCCAGACCAGGTGGTAGAGCAGGTCCGAAGCTTCGTGGAAACGGAACTCCTCGAGGGCCTTGGTGACGGTGGCGAGGCTGTCGCGCATGCGGCCGATCATCCAGAACTCGGCTTCGCCGAACTCGGGCTTGTTCTCCAGCGTGATGGTCTCGTCCAGGCTCATCTGCACGAAGCGCGACGCGTTCCACAGCTTGTTGCAGAAGTTGCGGCTGGCCTCGAGGCGGGCCTTGCTCATGGCGATGTCGGTGCCGGGTGCGGCCATGATGGCCAGGGAGAACCTCAAGGCATCCGTGCCGTACTCCTCCATCACTTCCAGCGGGTCGATGACGTTGCCCTTGGTCTTGCTCATCTTCTGGCCGCTGGCATCGCGCACCAGGCTGTTGAAGTAGACCTTGCGGAAGGGCACGTCACCCATCCAGGTGAGGCCGGCCATGGCCATGCGCGCCACCCAGAAGAACAGGATGTCGTAGCCGGTGATGAGGACGCTGGTGGGGTAGTAGCGCTTGAGTTCGTCGCTCTCCTCGGGCCAGCCGAAGACGCTGAAGGGCCAGAGGGCCGAGCTGAACCAGGTGTCCAGCGTGTCGGGATCCTGAATCAGTTCTCCTGCTCCGCATGCGCAGCATGCGGAGGGCTGCTCCAGCTCCACATGGAGCTCGCCGCACTTGCCGCAGGTCCAGGCGGGAATGCGGTGCCCCCAGACCAGCTGGCGGCTGATGCACCAATCCTGGATGTTGGTGAGCCAGTGGTTCCAGACGGCCACGTGGTGCTCGGGCGTGAACTGGATGGCGCCGCTGTTCACGGCTTCCAGGGCCTTGGCGGCGGCTTCCCGCACATCCATGAACCACTGCTCACTCACCAGCGGTTCCAGCACGGCACCGCTGCGATCACTCAGGCTGATCTTGTTGACGTAGTCCTCGACCTTCACGAGGAAGCCCTGTTCCTCCAGGTCGGCCACCACGCGCTTGCGGGCCTCGAAGCGGTCGAGCCCGGCATAGGCACCCGCCTCGGCCGTCATCTTGGCGTCGAAGCCGATGATGGTGATGGAGGGCAGGCCCAGGCGCTGGCCCGCGGCGAAGTCGTTGGGATCGTGGGCGGGCGTGACCTTCACGCAGCCGGTGCCGAAGGCGGGATCCACAAAGGTGTCGGCCACCACGGGGATCTGGCGGCCCGTGAGCGGGTGGTTCATGAGCTTGCCGATCATCCCCTGGTAGCGCTCGTCGTCGGGGTGCACGGCCACGGCGGTGTCGCCCAGCATGGTCTCGGGGCGGGTGGTGGCGACGACCACATCGCCGCTGCCATCCGCCAGCGGATAGCGCAGATGCCAGAGCTTGCCGTTGCGCTCCTCGTATTTCACTTCCAGGTCGCTCAGCGCGGTCTGCAGGGCGGGGTCCCACTGGATCATGCGGGGGCCGCGGTAGATGCGCCCGGCCTTGTAGCTCTCCACAAAGACCTTGCGCACGGCCTTGTTGAGGGCGGGATCCAGCGTGAAGCGGTTGCGGGTCCAGTCCACCGAGCAGCCCAGGCGCTTGAGCTGGTGCTCGATGGCCCCCTGGTTCTTCTCCTTCCAGTCCCAGATGCGCTGCTCGAAGGCCTCGCGGCCCAGCTGGTGGCGGTCGGTGCCTTCAGCCTTCAGCTGGCGCTCCACCATCATCTGCGTGGCGATGCCGGCGTGATCCGTGCCCGGCACCCACAGGGCGTCAAAGCCCTGGGCGCGCTTGAAGCGCGTCAGCACGTCGTGCAGCGTGTTCACGAGGGCGTGGCCCATGTGCAGGTTGCCCGTGATGTTGGGCGGGGGAATAACGATCGACCAGGGCTCCTTGCCGCTCGTGGGCGCCGCCTCGAAGGCCTTGGAGTCTTCCCAGACCGAGTACCAGCGGGTTTGCGCCGTCCTGAAGTCGAATGCCTTGTCCATCTCGCGCATGGGGATCCTTGGGTATGCCTGGCCTGGGATCCCCGGGGGTGCGGGATCTCCTCTCGCCGAATGAATCAGTGTATCCGTGGACAGACGGGCCTTCCAGACGGAGCCGGGCTTTGGTGACGCCGGGGTCTGGTGGAATGCGATACCATGGTCGCCATTCGTCCGGAACGGGGACGGGAGGGCACATGCGTCTTCTGCGGATCGTGGTACTGGGGCTTCTGGGTGGTTTGGCGACAGCAGTGATGGCGGGCGATGGGGAGAGGCCCCTGTCCCCGGCTCACGTGCGGGCGAAGGTGACCTGCCATGACTGCCACCAGAAGGAAAAACCCACCACGGCGGCGGTGCCCGATGAGGGCTGCATGATCTGCCATGGCGACTACCCGGCCATGAAGGTCCAGACCAAGGATGTGAAGCCCAATCCCCACGGTTCACCGCATGATCCCATTGCCTGCACGGAATGCCACCGTCAACACAAGGCGCCGGTGGTGAAATGTCTGGAATGCCACCAGGGGAAGTACACCTTCAAGGTCAAATGATCCCTCCCGCATGACAGGATTGAAGGGTCTGCTGCGAGAGGCCCATGTCCATGCGATCCGCCCTTCTTGTCGTTCCTTTCCTTGCGGGCGCGGTTTGCGCCCTGGCCGCAGGTTCGGTGGAGGGGCGGGTGCTGCCCTTCCGCCAGGTGGAAGTCAGCGCCCCCGTGTCCAGCCGGATCGCGGAGCTGAAGGTCAAGGAGGGCGACCTGGTGAAGGAGGGGCAACCCTTGGCCCTGCTCTACGGGAAGCTCGAGGAACTGGAGATGCAGCGGGCCAAGGCCCTGCTGGAGCGCCGGGAATTCGAGGCCAAGAGCGCCAAGCGCCTCTATGACAACAAGATCATCCCCGAGGCCAAGGCCATGGAAACGCGCATTGATCTGGACTTGGCGAAGCTCCAGTACGAATCCGCGGCCGAGCAGGTACGGCTGCGGACTGTGCTCGCCCCGCTGGATGGGGTGGTGGTGACGACGGCGCGCGAAACGGGTGAGACCGTCTCCGCCGGGCAGCCGCTCTTCCGCATCCTGGATTTGAGCAAAGTGGTGGTCCAGCTGACGGTGGATGCAGATGCCTTGGGCACCCTGGCCCCAGGCCGCCATGTGAGGGTGAACCTGAGGAAGGCTGCGGAACCCCTGGAGGGCCGGGTGACCCTGGTGGATCCCTGCGCCGATGCCGAGGGCCGGGTGAGGGTGCGGGTGGTGGTGGAAAACACGGATCGCAAGATCCGGTCGGGCATCCGGGCACGGGTGGATTGGTCCGATGCCCAGTAGGTCCAGGGCTCAGGCTCAGTCCTGCAGGAAGCGGTCCGGGTTGAAGCCGGTCACCATGGCGCCCCAGTGCTTGCCGTCAATGTAGATGGGCATGGAGAGGTCGTTGAGGATCTCGCCCGTGTCCCGCATGTAGGTCTGGAAGAGGAAGGCCTCAGTGTTCCGCGAGCGGCGCTTTTCCGTTTCCACGTTGAAGTAGATGCGCTGGTGTCGGCTCCTCACCACATCCACTTGCGGATCGCCAGTCAGCGGGTCTGATGCGCCGGTGTGGTGGATGGCCAGATAACCGTTCACATCCAGGGCCACGGCATAGATGGAGCCGAGTTCCTGGCGGGCCTGGTCGAAGATGGCCTGCAGTTCCTTGGCAAAGATGTCGGCATAGGAGGTGGTGAACTTCGGCGGGTTGGAGTGGAGCACGGGCCGGTAATCGCGGTCGAAGACGTTGATGCCACGAGTGGCGATGGCCTGAATGCGCGCCTGCATGGCATCCCGGTGGCGGATGCCCAGCTGGATCACCGATTCGAGATCGCCGGTGCCTGTGCGGAACCGGGAGACGAGTTCGAGCAGCTTTTCCGTGGCCCGGTTCATGTCGCCCGAGTGGCGGGTGGCCTCCGTGAGGCGGCGTTCCGCCTCTTCGCTGAGGTTCTGAATGTCCTGGGATTGGTGGTAGATCTCCTGGCTGGTGCCGGAGATGCCCTCCACGGCCGCCGTGGCTCCGCTGAGCTGGGTGGCGTTCTCCTCGAAGTCGCGCACCAGCTTGGCGAAGTGCTCTGAGGCGCGGCCCAGGGTGGCGGCTGTGCCCCGGAAATCGAGGGTGATGTTCTCGATGCCATGGGAGGTTTGATCCACATCCCGCAGCATGTCGCCCAGGTTCTGGGCGATCTCTTCCGCGGCCACACCCACGCTTTCGGACAACTGGCGCACTTCCTCGGCCACCACGGCAAAGCCCTTGCCCGCCTCGCCCGCGTGGGCCGCTTCGATGGAGGCATTGAGGGCCAACATTTTCGTTTGTTCGGCCACGCCCTCGATGAGTTGCACCACCTGGCCGATGCGCTCGGACCTTTCGTTCAGGCGGGCCACCAGCTGGGTGAAGTCCACCAGCCGCTGGTTGGTGGTGGCCATGCCAGCGTCGGCCTCCGCCAGTTCCAGGCGGGTCTGCTTGGCCGATTCCAGGTTCTCCAGGGTGCTGCCTGCCACGTGGCCCGTCATGCGGTTGATCTGGCCTATGGCATCGGCCACTTCATGGCTGGTCTGGGTGATGCGCTGCGAAAGGGCGCCCTGGCGTTGGGCGCCGGTGGCGGAATCAGAGGCCAGCTTCGTGGTGCGGGTGGAGCCCACCGCGATGGACAGACCCAGGCGCTTGGAGGTATCGAGGATGTGGCGGATGTCCTTGGCGAAGCGGTTGTAGCCATCCGCCAGGCCCCGGATCTCATCATGGGTATCCAGCTGGATGTCCTGAGAGAAGTCGCCACCCCGGATCGTCTCCCCGATCTTGCGCAGCGGCTTGGCCACCGAGAGGTGGAAGGTGATGAAGGCGACGATGCCGATGACCACGGCCGCCAGGGGCAGGAGGATGGCGGCGGTCTCCGCCTTGGCCAGCAGGGCGAGGGTGGCCGAGTGATCCACTCCGGGCGCGTTCTGGAGGTTGGCCTTCAGGGTCCGGGTGAGCTGGAAGGATTGCCAGCAGGCCACCAGCAGCAGGGCGAAGAGCGGCAGCATGCAGCCCAGGATCTTCCGCACCAGGGTGTTGAAGACATGCTGTTCGAGGAACCTGTAGG
This sequence is a window from Geothrix sp. PMB-07. Protein-coding genes within it:
- a CDS encoding methyl-accepting chemotaxis protein; the protein is MQLVTAPYRFLEQHVFNTLVRKILGCMLPLFALLLVACWQSFQLTRTLKANLQNAPGVDHSATLALLAKAETAAILLPLAAVVIGIVAFITFHLSVAKPLRKIGETIRGGDFSQDIQLDTHDEIRGLADGYNRFAKDIRHILDTSKRLGLSIAVGSTRTTKLASDSATGAQRQGALSQRITQTSHEVADAIGQINRMTGHVAGSTLENLESAKQTRLELAEADAGMATTNQRLVDFTQLVARLNERSERIGQVVQLIEGVAEQTKMLALNASIEAAHAGEAGKGFAVVAEEVRQLSESVGVAAEEIAQNLGDMLRDVDQTSHGIENITLDFRGTAATLGRASEHFAKLVRDFEENATQLSGATAAVEGISGTSQEIYHQSQDIQNLSEEAERRLTEATRHSGDMNRATEKLLELVSRFRTGTGDLESVIQLGIRHRDAMQARIQAIATRGINVFDRDYRPVLHSNPPKFTTSYADIFAKELQAIFDQARQELGSIYAVALDVNGYLAIHHTGASDPLTGDPQVDVVRSRHQRIYFNVETEKRRSRNTEAFLFQTYMRDTGEILNDLSMPIYIDGKHWGAMVTGFNPDRFLQD
- a CDS encoding cytochrome c3 family protein translates to MRLLRIVVLGLLGGLATAVMAGDGERPLSPAHVRAKVTCHDCHQKEKPTTAAVPDEGCMICHGDYPAMKVQTKDVKPNPHGSPHDPIACTECHRQHKAPVVKCLECHQGKYTFKVK
- a CDS encoding valine--tRNA ligase, whose translation is MREMDKAFDFRTAQTRWYSVWEDSKAFEAAPTSGKEPWSIVIPPPNITGNLHMGHALVNTLHDVLTRFKRAQGFDALWVPGTDHAGIATQMMVERQLKAEGTDRHQLGREAFEQRIWDWKEKNQGAIEHQLKRLGCSVDWTRNRFTLDPALNKAVRKVFVESYKAGRIYRGPRMIQWDPALQTALSDLEVKYEERNGKLWHLRYPLADGSGDVVVATTRPETMLGDTAVAVHPDDERYQGMIGKLMNHPLTGRQIPVVADTFVDPAFGTGCVKVTPAHDPNDFAAGQRLGLPSITIIGFDAKMTAEAGAYAGLDRFEARKRVVADLEEQGFLVKVEDYVNKISLSDRSGAVLEPLVSEQWFMDVREAAAKALEAVNSGAIQFTPEHHVAVWNHWLTNIQDWCISRQLVWGHRIPAWTCGKCGELHVELEQPSACCACGAGELIQDPDTLDTWFSSALWPFSVFGWPEESDELKRYYPTSVLITGYDILFFWVARMAMAGLTWMGDVPFRKVYFNSLVRDASGQKMSKTKGNVIDPLEVMEEYGTDALRFSLAIMAAPGTDIAMSKARLEASRNFCNKLWNASRFVQMSLDETITLENKPEFGEAEFWMIGRMRDSLATVTKALEEFRFHEASDLLYHLVWDDFCATYIELAKVQLQSGTKAQKAAILHFLDILLRALHPFVPFLTEEIHEAMMDGRLPADEPALLAQRAWPADDSILQVKGGDSTIIPRFQEVLSALLRLKAEQGVDPAKRVPAFCSLLELEPFSEALKSIARLESVTFTKDDLASPTRTVAVVAGGAVALELVGLKDPVAEKAKLEKELAKLEKELEPLRARLADESFVTKAPEAAVAKLRIQAEEKEQRLTQVKALLS
- a CDS encoding efflux RND transporter periplasmic adaptor subunit, with product MSMRSALLVVPFLAGAVCALAAGSVEGRVLPFRQVEVSAPVSSRIAELKVKEGDLVKEGQPLALLYGKLEELEMQRAKALLERREFEAKSAKRLYDNKIIPEAKAMETRIDLDLAKLQYESAAEQVRLRTVLAPLDGVVVTTARETGETVSAGQPLFRILDLSKVVVQLTVDADALGTLAPGRHVRVNLRKAAEPLEGRVTLVDPCADAEGRVRVRVVVENTDRKIRSGIRARVDWSDAQ